The DNA window AAAACATCggaaaaatgtatatgttaGGCATTCACAAATAGATGaattcctttttaatttttttttctgtggcTAATAAACAGCTCAAAACTTACGTTCTTCTATTCTCTCACATATTGTCGGTGGTTATCGATTCTGGTTTTACTAATACCTCCAAGTCTCTGACTCCCGTTCCAAACATGAATAGGTGATACTGAAAGCCCAAGGAGTCTCCCAAAGTAAAGTTTCAAATAAAGTACAATTCCACGCCGATGACAGCGACAAGCCACCTAGCGGAGGGTAGCGGTACtattaaaaatgccaaaacTTGTTTAATTGAGTAAccaataacttttaaaataataatgggaCTAGTAACATTTTCAGGGACTAGATTTTGatcaattaaatcaaaaaaatatttgatttatttatcgTTCATATAATTTAAAGGGACAGACGTAgacggctagtgatcctggtctattatatataaactttattgTGTGGCAAGCGCTTCCTCCTTTATGTTACATACTTTGGACGAACGCAATCTACCCTTTTAAGCTACGAGTAAAGGGTATAAAGATAAAtagctaaaaaataaatacacttagTTTAGGTTTCAGTCTCCCGTGTGTCATTTGTACGAATGGCCCTTCTCCGCCTCCCATTCGTTGGGGGCGTTGGGCAGGGGCACCCACTCGTTGTGGATGGTTGGTGTCCAGACCTTCTTCCACACCGGCTCGTAGATCTTCTTGGCCCGCCAGTACTTCACCCACCGGGCGTTCCAAGTTGTCTTGTTCGCCCAAAAGCCTTCGGCCTGCGGATCCAGGGTGTCAGTGTGACTaacgctgttttttttttgagcaaAAGGGAGAAAGGAGAATGGATTAGTGAAAGTGGTCTAGTGGCTGGAAGGTTGCGTAATCCTCTCACATGGTGGTCGTCTTGCCGCCCAGACAGCGGCTGAAGAAGAAAATGACCATGAATAGCGTCAGCATCAGCAGGGGTTTAACTTTAATCCATGGATACTCCATCCTTCCGCCACTTTTCGCCGCTTTCAGGTTTCGCAATCGACTGGCGCCGCCATTAACCAATCTTCACGTTTTAAAGACCTCCCGTTTCACGGCAAGCCGCGCTCCCTAATTGTGATTCAGTGCGTCTGTGCAAGTGAATTGCAAATTCCCGCACTTGGCACGATCTGATGTGCTTGTAAATAGCCCTAGATGCCTTATATAACACacatttctttttctttcgtttcgtggtttattttgtttttgttgcatttCTTTCTTAAACTAATATAAAAAAGCTGAAAATGATAATCTGTATGTGTGACAAAGCTTAGGAGTTACAATTCATTAGGCCGTCTCGACAgagaaaaaaaacagaaacactAACATTACTTTCCTTTCCTACAATTCACGCATGCAATCTTTATGGGATACGTACTATGTCTAGTGCATCAACTTAAGGCAGAGATACAGATTAACGGATGTCGATCATGATAGTGGTAGCGATACAATATTAAAGCCCTTAGTTACGCGTAGAAAGTTCGTTTGCTTTTTGATTCTTTGTTACAAAGTTAGGAGTTGGGCAAACCGAATTCGGATTCGTTTGC is part of the Drosophila biarmipes strain raj3 chromosome 2R, RU_DBia_V1.1, whole genome shotgun sequence genome and encodes:
- the LOC108036197 gene encoding uncharacterized protein LOC108036197, with protein sequence MVFQKTDTEGEHEKKLVNGGASRLRNLKAAKSGGRMEYPWIKVKPLLMLTLFMVIFFFSRCLGGKTTTIVSHTDTLDPQAEGFWANKTTWNARWVKYWRAKKIYEPVWKKVWTPTIHNEWVPLPNAPNEWEAEKGHSYVKNNLVGYSDAEWFDFSTPIYEIKESFQIVFTATYPGDIGIDDVRLIKGE